The following is a genomic window from Gammaproteobacteria bacterium.
CCTATGTGGACTTCACAAGTGCTGCAGCAATATCAAGATTTGTTAACGATAACCGGCAACACCAGCATCTGGATGACTATGTCGCGGCGGCGCTCAGATTTAATCGTAGGCGGGACCCTGTGTTGCTGCGATACAGTTTGCAGCGAAATCTACGTCGTCTCATTGACGGAAGGTGGACATGGAAAACGGATACTCGAGTGACAGATCGAATGTCGCAGATACGAGTAGGAATGAATGAACTGGCACAACATGTTGGCGAAATCAGGTGCCCGGTACTCGTCATGAGGGGAGAGGAGAGTGATGTATTCTCGGATACGAATGCACTTCGATTCTTCGATGAGTTGCAAAATGGTACTTATGTGACTATCAGACATGCGGGACATTCCATTCAAGGTGATAATCCAAAGGGATTACTTGGTGCGCTGGAACCCTTTATTGATAATTATGCGTCATAAACAATTACCTTCAATTCGACACGATACAGCTTGTTACAAATTTTCTGGTCGTCATTTAACACTTACATCCGAAGTATTTGAGGCTACAACCATTGTCGCTGTCGGCTTTTGGCCGGTTAGAGACATCCAAGAACATTGCCCTTGCCGTTAAATTAACGCCGGTTACTGTTCCGAAGCGGGCATGAAATGTAAGGGGTCTGGATCACAAAAAGCTCTTCAGTGCCCTTTCGGACATGGGGGCATATGTTGTTATTGATCGCCCTGCTCAATATTATGATCGCGCAGGTATTGTTCAGTATGCGTTACGTTGGAATCCAAAGTTCAAGCATCTCATCAAACCAAGGTCATCTCGAATGGGGATTCACAATACAGCTGCAAGAAGACTGGGTAAGGGATTTGTATGAAAACTGATGTCAGCTCGTGACCGGAGTACGTCCTAAGGCTGAAGCGGTTTATACTCTCTGCTTGACGTTCGGACATGGGCAACAAGCGCAGACCCTGACGACTGGCTTCATCAGTGATGTCTAATTCACTACTTCCTTCCAGACAAATAGCCGTGTTGCCAGGGCGAAACTGATCACGATCCAGACGGCAACTCCAAGCAGGCTCGGCATGATTTCAACGAGCGCCATGCCGTTGTTGGCGATCTCCCGCATGCTGTCCACCACAGGGGTGAGTGGCAGCACCCGCGCCACGGGCTGGACTACATCAGGCATCGCCTTGATGGGGAAGAACACACCTGACAGGAACATCTGCGGGAAGATCACAATATTGCCAATAGCACCCACTGCCTGC
Proteins encoded in this region:
- a CDS encoding alpha/beta hydrolase, whose protein sequence is MNENEQLKRVAEIAGIRLPTDVSVVDHHVVLNERRFHYREWGKQEMPRLLFLHGGNQTCHTWNVICAALSDRYHSVALDQRGHGDSEWSYEGDYSMEAQSEDVVALTRHLKWPSVTIIGMSMGCIVGLQYARQRGETLDGFVAVDAGPYVDFTSAAAISRFVNDNRQHQHLDDYVAAALRFNRRRDPVLLRYSLQRNLRRLIDGRWTWKTDTRVTDRMSQIRVGMNELAQHVGEIRCPVLVMRGEESDVFSDTNALRFFDELQNGTYVTIRHAGHSIQGDNPKGLLGALEPFIDNYAS
- a CDS encoding ABC transporter permease, encoding QAVGAIGNIVIFPQMFLSGVFFPIKAMPDVVQPVARVLPLTPVVDSMREIANNGMALVEIMPSLLGVAVWIVISFALATRLFVWKEVVN